The following are from one region of the Salmo salar chromosome ssa27, Ssal_v3.1, whole genome shotgun sequence genome:
- the LOC106588634 gene encoding intelectin-like: MMYQAFLLTIPLLMVFQTSCINTSPLDSVKTIEQARAPKVSLSRLGELRNRAKFIGRSCKEVKDRYGQAEDGLYYLTTSTGVVYQTFCDMTTAGGGWTLVASVHEDNIYGKCTVGDRWTSQQGNNANWPKGEGNWANRKTFGTVEAATDDDFKNPGYYDIDAEDMSVWHVPNKTPFYHWNLAAIMRYHTERRFLHLYGGNLYYLFHRYPVEYNVGAHLSDNGPSIPIVYDLGDKESTKMFYGPNTRGETEGGFISFRAINHERAATAICSGVKPKGGEVDAYCIGGGGFFPQGNPLQCGDFTSFAWNGYGTNVGWSASKQMLESAVLLFYR, from the coding sequence ATGATGTACCAGGCTTTTCTGCTGACGATCCCTCTACTGATGGTGTTTCAGACGTCATGCATAAACACTTCACCGCTTGATTCTGTAAAAACGATTGAGCAGGCAAGAGCTCCAAAAGTTAGCTTGAGCCGTCTTGGTGAGCTAAGAAATAGGGCTAAATTCATTGGCAGAAGCTGCAAGGAAGTGAAAGACCGATATGGTCAAGCTGAAGACGGTCTGTACTACCTGACCACATCTACTGGGGTGGTGTACCAGACCTTCTGTGACATGACCACAGCGGGCGGCGGCTGGACTCTGGTGGCAAGCGTGCACGAGGACAACATCTACGGGAAGTGCACAGTTGGCGATCGTTGGACCAGCCAGCAGGGCAACAATGCCAACTGGCCAAAAGGGGAAGGCAACTGGGCCAACAGGAAGACTTTTGGAACAGTGGAGGCAGCCACAGACGATGACTTCAAGAATCCTGGCTACTACGACATAGATGCAGAAGACATGTCGGTGTGGCACGTTCCCAACAAAACGCCCTTTTACCACTGGAACCTGGCTGCGATCATGCGCTACCACACTGAGAGGCGCTTCCTCCATCTGTACGGAGGAAACCTGTACTACCTCTTCCACCGCTACCCGGTCGAGTACAACGTTGGGGCACACCTGTCCGACAATGGACCCTCCATTCCCATAGTGTATGACCTCGGGGACAAAGAGTCCACCAAAATGTTCTATGGCCCTAACACTAGAGGGGAGACTGAGGGAGGCTTTATCAGTTTCAGAGCCATAAACCATGAACGAGCGGCAACAGCCATCTGCTCTGGGGTCAAACCCAAAGGCGGTGAGGTTGATGCATactgtattggtggtggtgggttTTTCCCTCAGGGTAATCCTCTTCAGTGTGGGGATTTCACCTCCTTTGCCTGGAATGGCTATGGGACCAATGTAGGCTGGAGTGCATCAAAACAGATGCTGGAGTCAGCTGTGTTACTCTTTTACCGCTAA